Proteins found in one Enterococcus sp. 9D6_DIV0238 genomic segment:
- a CDS encoding isocitrate lyase/PEP mutase family protein, giving the protein MAITQNQRDKAKQFQEIHRKEGLFVLPNIWDAGGAKIFEQKGFAAVATTSAGVAFANGFSDGEELPLTILLETVQRISTKITIPLSVDFERGYSENAEEVYENAKQLLLAGAVGLNIEDGLPDKSISDRQSMKRKLEYLNQLKKEFALDFLINARTDIYWNQIGEQKSRLSATIERLNSYLSWGADCVFVPGNISVEELQRLTKEVNGPINILLSKNLKNINQLNELGVKRVSLGSSVSRNSIKHLFNESNKIKRNDFDSLLSDSLSYDFVNQFYGMGEEK; this is encoded by the coding sequence ATGGCTATTACTCAAAATCAAAGAGACAAAGCTAAGCAATTTCAAGAAATACATAGAAAAGAGGGACTATTTGTCTTACCAAACATTTGGGATGCTGGGGGAGCAAAAATTTTTGAGCAAAAAGGATTTGCTGCTGTGGCTACCACTAGTGCAGGAGTTGCTTTTGCAAATGGATTCTCCGATGGGGAAGAACTACCTCTTACTATTTTACTAGAGACAGTTCAGCGAATTTCCACTAAAATTACCATTCCGTTGTCGGTCGATTTTGAAAGAGGTTATAGTGAAAATGCTGAAGAGGTATACGAAAATGCCAAACAATTACTTCTTGCTGGTGCGGTGGGGCTCAATATTGAAGACGGATTACCCGACAAAAGTATCTCTGATCGGCAATCTATGAAGCGTAAGCTTGAATATCTGAACCAGTTAAAAAAAGAATTTGCACTTGATTTTTTGATCAATGCGAGAACAGATATCTACTGGAATCAAATTGGTGAGCAAAAGAGCCGACTATCTGCAACGATAGAACGCTTGAATAGCTATCTTTCATGGGGGGCTGATTGTGTATTTGTCCCAGGAAATATTTCCGTTGAAGAATTGCAAAGATTGACAAAAGAGGTGAACGGACCAATAAATATTTTATTGAGCAAAAATTTGAAAAATATAAATCAATTAAATGAATTAGGGGTCAAAAGAGTGAGTTTAGGCTCCTCAGTGAGTAGAAATAGTATCAAGCATCTATTCAATGAAAGCAATAAAATAAAAAGAAATGATTTTGACTCGTTACTGAGTGACAGTTTATCTTATGATTTTGTAAATCAGTTCTATGGAATGGGTGAAGAAAAATGA